In the genome of Nocardia sp. NBC_00416, one region contains:
- the uvrB gene encoding excinuclease ABC subunit UvrB codes for MAFATELRAAGVTGTEADGETPLAKSEFRPVGEIERTGGRFEVVSPHQPAGDQPAAIEELERRINAGEPDVVLLGATGTGKSATTAWLIERLQRPTLVMAPNKTLAAQLANEFREMLPHNAVEYFVSYYDYYQPEAYIAQTDTYIEKDSSINDDVERLRHSATSALLSRRDVVVVASVSCIYGLGTPQSYLDRSVLLEVGSEVDRDAFLRMLVDVQYTRNDMSFTRGSFRVRGDTVEIIPSYEELAVRIEFFGDEIEELYYLHPLTGDVVRKVDTVRIFPATHYVAGPDRMERAVVDIEAELEERLAELERKGKLLEAQRLRMRTQYDLEMIRQVGFCSGIENYSRHIDGRPAGSAPATLLDYFPDDFLLVIDESHVTVPQIGGMYEGDMSRKRNLVEFGFRLPSAVDNRPLTWEEFAGRIGQAVYLSATPGDYELGRVGGEVVEQVIRPTGLVDPQVLVKPTKGQIDDLLHEIRLRTERDERVLVTTLTKKMAEDLTDYLLGLGVRVRYLHSEIDTLRRVELLRQLRLGEYDVLVGINLLREGLDLPEVSLVAILDADKEGFLRSTKSLIQTIGRAARNVSGEVHMYADKITDSMRDAIDETDRRRTKQLAYNEEMGIDPQPLRKKIADILDQVYSEAADGVEVGGSGRNASRGRRAQGEPGRAVSAGIVEGRDIKSMPRAELADLVAELTDQMMNAARELQFELAGRLRDEIADLKKELRGMDAAGLQ; via the coding sequence ATGGCATTCGCAACCGAACTCCGTGCGGCCGGCGTCACCGGAACCGAGGCCGACGGGGAGACTCCGCTGGCGAAATCGGAGTTCCGGCCGGTCGGCGAGATCGAACGCACCGGCGGGCGGTTCGAGGTCGTCAGCCCCCATCAGCCGGCCGGCGATCAGCCCGCGGCGATCGAGGAACTGGAACGCCGGATCAACGCGGGCGAACCCGATGTGGTGCTGTTGGGCGCCACCGGTACCGGTAAATCGGCGACCACGGCCTGGCTCATCGAACGGCTCCAGCGGCCGACTCTGGTGATGGCCCCGAACAAGACGCTCGCGGCGCAGCTGGCCAATGAATTCCGGGAGATGCTGCCGCACAACGCGGTCGAGTATTTCGTCTCCTATTACGACTATTACCAGCCCGAGGCGTATATCGCGCAGACCGATACCTATATCGAGAAGGACAGCTCGATCAACGACGATGTGGAGCGGCTGCGCCATTCGGCGACCTCCGCGCTGCTGTCCCGCCGGGATGTGGTGGTGGTCGCGTCGGTGTCCTGTATCTACGGTCTGGGTACACCGCAGTCGTATCTGGATCGGTCGGTGCTGCTCGAGGTGGGCTCGGAAGTCGACCGTGACGCGTTCCTGCGGATGCTGGTCGATGTGCAGTACACGCGCAACGATATGTCGTTCACCAGGGGGTCGTTCCGGGTACGCGGCGATACCGTCGAGATAATCCCGTCCTACGAGGAACTCGCGGTGCGCATCGAATTCTTCGGTGACGAGATCGAGGAACTCTATTATCTGCATCCGCTGACCGGGGATGTGGTGCGCAAAGTCGATACGGTGCGTATCTTCCCGGCCACTCATTATGTGGCGGGCCCGGATCGGATGGAGCGAGCGGTCGTCGATATCGAGGCCGAACTCGAGGAACGCCTCGCCGAACTCGAGCGCAAGGGCAAACTACTCGAAGCCCAGCGGCTGCGAATGCGGACCCAGTACGACCTCGAGATGATCCGGCAGGTCGGGTTCTGCTCCGGTATCGAGAACTATTCGCGCCATATCGACGGCCGGCCCGCCGGTTCGGCGCCCGCCACCCTGCTCGACTACTTCCCCGACGATTTCCTCCTGGTGATCGACGAATCGCATGTCACCGTCCCGCAGATCGGCGGGATGTACGAGGGGGACATGTCGCGTAAGCGCAACCTCGTCGAATTCGGGTTCCGGCTCCCGTCGGCTGTGGACAACCGCCCGCTCACCTGGGAGGAGTTCGCCGGGCGGATCGGCCAGGCCGTCTACCTGTCCGCCACCCCGGGCGATTACGAACTCGGCCGGGTGGGCGGTGAGGTCGTGGAACAGGTGATCCGTCCCACCGGCCTGGTCGATCCGCAGGTTCTCGTCAAACCCACCAAAGGGCAGATCGACGACCTGCTGCACGAGATCCGGTTGCGCACCGAACGCGATGAACGCGTCCTGGTCACCACGCTGACCAAGAAGATGGCAGAGGACCTGACCGACTATCTGCTCGGGCTCGGCGTGCGGGTGCGGTACCTGCACTCCGAGATCGACACCCTGCGCCGGGTGGAGTTGCTGCGCCAGCTGCGGCTCGGCGAATACGACGTGCTGGTCGGCATCAACCTGCTGCGCGAGGGTCTGGACCTGCCCGAGGTCTCGCTGGTCGCCATACTGGACGCCGACAAGGAGGGCTTTCTGCGCAGCACCAAGAGCCTGATCCAGACCATCGGCCGCGCTGCCCGCAATGTCTCGGGGGAGGTGCACATGTACGCGGACAAGATCACCGATTCGATGCGCGACGCGATCGACGAGACCGACCGCCGTCGTACCAAACAGCTCGCCTACAACGAAGAGATGGGGATCGATCCGCAGCCGCTGCGCAAGAAGATCGCCGATATTCTCGATCAGGTCTACTCCGAAGCCGCCGACGGCGTGGAGGTCGGCGGGTCCGGCCGCAACGCCAGTCGAGGTCGCCGCGCCCAGGGCGAACCGGGCCGGGCGGTCAGCGCGGGAATCGTCGAGGGTCGCGATATCAAGTCCATGCCGCGCGCCGAGCTGGCCGATCTGGTCGCCGAACTCACCGACCAGATGATGAACGCGGCCCGCGAGCTGCAGTTCGAACTCGCGGGCCGGCTCCGGGACGAGATCGCCGACCTCAAGAAGGAGCTGCGCGGTATGGACGCGGCCGGGTTGCAATGA
- a CDS encoding VOC family protein has protein sequence MSETVNPIPAGYHSITCFIAVGDGNAAIDFYSAVFGAEVVSRNDMPDGQPAHAELKIGDSTLQLGGPVPDQNVLAPTGDWVHTSLVHYCPDVDGVIARAREHGAKVAEDPATFVTGDRYAALLDPFGHRWVVMTKVEDVTREEAERRVSEWMATQG, from the coding sequence ATGAGCGAAACAGTGAATCCCATCCCCGCCGGCTACCACTCGATCACCTGCTTCATCGCGGTCGGCGACGGCAATGCCGCGATCGACTTCTACTCCGCGGTGTTCGGCGCCGAGGTGGTCTCCCGCAACGATATGCCCGACGGACAGCCCGCCCACGCCGAACTGAAGATCGGCGATTCCACCCTCCAACTGGGCGGCCCGGTGCCGGACCAGAACGTCCTGGCGCCGACCGGTGACTGGGTGCACACCTCTCTCGTGCACTATTGCCCGGATGTCGACGGCGTGATCGCACGTGCCCGCGAACACGGCGCGAAGGTCGCCGAGGATCCGGCCACCTTCGTCACCGGTGACCGGTACGCAGCGCTGCTGGACCCGTTCGGTCACCGCTGGGTCGTGATGACCAAGGTGGAGGACGTAACCCGCGAGGAGGCCGAGCGGCGCGTGAGCGAGTGGATGGCCACCCAGGGCTGA
- a CDS encoding TetR/AcrR family transcriptional regulator: MGRPRNFEPDTVVDRAMEAFWTHGYANTSPAALAEATGIGKGSLYHSFGSKRQLFQRALTRYDELGQARAEEFLARPGTTRERIGAFLRHLVDTDLAHPQRRGCLAVNTATEFGTDDPEITRAVQIMQDHVAGALEERIATGRRDGDIDAGTDPRTYAEFLMNTIAGLRVMAKTYDRPGLHRIIDTALTTL; this comes from the coding sequence ATGGGAAGACCACGCAACTTCGAACCGGACACGGTCGTGGACCGGGCGATGGAGGCGTTCTGGACCCACGGCTACGCCAACACCTCACCGGCTGCCCTCGCCGAGGCAACCGGAATCGGCAAGGGCAGCCTTTACCACAGCTTCGGCAGCAAACGACAACTGTTCCAGCGGGCACTCACCCGATACGACGAACTCGGACAGGCCCGCGCCGAGGAATTCCTCGCCCGGCCCGGAACCACACGGGAGCGCATCGGCGCTTTCCTGCGCCACCTCGTGGACACCGATCTCGCACATCCGCAGCGGCGCGGATGCCTGGCCGTGAACACCGCGACCGAGTTCGGAACGGATGACCCGGAAATCACCCGGGCGGTGCAGATCATGCAGGATCACGTCGCCGGCGCCCTCGAGGAGCGGATTGCCACAGGGCGGCGCGACGGAGATATCGACGCCGGGACGGATCCGCGGACATACGCGGAGTTCCTGATGAACACCATCGCAGGACTGCGGGTGATGGCCAAGACCTACGACCGGCCCGGCCTGCACCGCATCATCGACACCGCCCTGACAACTCTCTGA
- a CDS encoding universal stress protein: MTAYRTIVVGTDGSDSSYVAVEKAASLAGAAGSTLIVACAYYPTDDRDVAAASDMLKDEAYQVRGSAPTNEILRVARDRATAAGAKEIVEKAIVGEPVESLLNLIRETQADLLVVGNRGLNTLAGRLLGSVPSDVARKSKSDVLIVHTVR; this comes from the coding sequence ATGACCGCCTACCGGACCATTGTCGTCGGTACCGACGGCTCGGACTCGTCGTACGTCGCAGTGGAGAAGGCCGCCTCACTGGCCGGCGCCGCGGGTTCGACGCTGATCGTGGCCTGCGCCTACTACCCGACCGACGACCGTGACGTCGCCGCCGCGAGCGATATGCTCAAGGACGAGGCGTACCAGGTTCGTGGTTCGGCGCCCACCAACGAGATTCTGCGCGTCGCGCGGGACCGGGCGACCGCCGCGGGCGCGAAGGAGATCGTCGAAAAGGCGATCGTGGGCGAGCCGGTCGAATCCCTGCTGAATCTGATCCGGGAAACCCAGGCGGATCTGCTCGTCGTCGGCAACCGCGGCTTGAACACCCTGGCCGGGCGGTTGCTGGGCTCGGTGCCCTCGGACGTGGCGCGCAAATCCAAATCCGACGTCCTGATCGTGCACACCGTGCGCTGA
- a CDS encoding DoxX family protein: MDVVVLIGRVMFVILFLSSALGHFTQTKAMAGYAQAKGVPMPEMAVRASGLLMLLGSISILFGIWADLGALLLLIMLVPTMIMMHAFWKETDAEATQMETIQFNKDLALAGACVMLFAFFAHTDELGLTITGPLFSL; the protein is encoded by the coding sequence ATGGATGTCGTGGTGTTGATCGGCCGGGTGATGTTCGTCATTCTCTTCCTGAGCTCGGCACTGGGGCATTTCACCCAGACCAAGGCCATGGCCGGTTACGCGCAGGCCAAGGGCGTACCCATGCCGGAGATGGCGGTGCGGGCCTCGGGGCTGCTCATGCTGCTGGGCAGTATCAGCATTCTGTTCGGGATCTGGGCCGACCTGGGCGCACTGCTGCTGTTGATCATGCTGGTTCCGACCATGATCATGATGCACGCTTTCTGGAAGGAAACCGACGCCGAGGCCACCCAGATGGAGACCATCCAGTTCAACAAGGATCTCGCGCTGGCCGGCGCCTGCGTCATGCTTTTCGCGTTTTTCGCGCACACCGATGAATTGGGCCTGACGATAACGGGTCCGCTGTTCTCGCTCTGA
- a CDS encoding HelD family protein: MPDNRTEERPTALAPDEAPPDTATRDLDHEQAYLSVLYERLDGMRAYADKRLRTVLLETGGTPQARTERESFTQLYTEDLAKYDAAEHGLCFGRIDLADDDSNAEQRYIGRLGILDEDNDYEPLLLDWRAPLARPFYLATTAAPDGVLRRRHIRSRNRRVTAVNDEYLDLEVARQAGATASEGGVGSESALLAALNAARTGQMSDIVETIQSEQDAIIRAEHKSVLVVQGGPGTGKTAVALHRAAYLLYTYRQQLAKSGVLIIGPNATFLDYIGQVLPSLGETGVLLSTIGDLYPGVKATRSDSLRAGEIKGSTSVLDILKNAVRDRQQVPDEPIMLSFDGYPVTVDRKIVTRARGRARSSRRAHNLARPIFASMVIEALTDQLAHTMGADPAGNGRSLLSAADLSEISDELRADPKVQRVLAELWPLLTPQQVLGELFADPRRLERAAGKLLDPADRAELVRTGTGEFSPADAPLLDELAELLGTDDAEERERARRRWRAQLAEAQDALDILTGSAPQDIEDELDPEILMAYDLIDASQLAERQQVRNRQTTAERAAGDRTWTYGHVIVDEAQELSEMAWRMVMRRIPNRWITVVGDIAQTGDPAGARSWSQMLEPYVARRWKRTELTVNYRTPSEIMAVAADVLAAIDPDARVPRSVRDSGHLPRAHRVPAAQVEATLAGLLAEERGPGTAAVLAPAGQLDGLSGLASESVRVLTVTEAKGLEFDAVYLVEPHTVIAESPRGHNDLYVALTRATQRLTVVHSEDLPPELSRLTD, from the coding sequence TTGCCCGATAACCGCACCGAGGAACGCCCCACCGCCCTGGCCCCCGACGAGGCGCCCCCGGACACGGCGACACGGGACCTCGATCACGAGCAGGCGTATCTGTCGGTGTTGTACGAGCGGCTCGACGGTATGCGCGCCTACGCCGATAAACGGCTGCGCACCGTGCTGCTGGAAACCGGCGGGACTCCGCAGGCCCGCACCGAACGCGAATCGTTCACCCAGCTCTACACCGAGGACCTGGCCAAATACGATGCCGCCGAACACGGCCTGTGCTTCGGCCGGATCGATCTGGCCGACGACGACAGCAACGCCGAGCAGCGGTACATCGGCCGCCTGGGCATCCTCGACGAGGACAACGACTACGAACCGCTGCTGTTGGACTGGCGTGCACCGCTGGCCCGGCCGTTCTACCTGGCCACCACCGCCGCGCCGGACGGAGTGCTGCGCCGCCGCCACATCCGCTCACGCAACCGCCGGGTCACCGCGGTCAATGACGAGTACCTCGATCTGGAGGTGGCGCGGCAGGCCGGGGCCACCGCGTCGGAGGGCGGGGTCGGTAGTGAGAGCGCGCTGCTGGCGGCGCTGAACGCCGCGCGCACCGGGCAGATGTCCGACATCGTGGAGACGATCCAGAGCGAACAGGACGCGATCATCCGGGCCGAGCACAAGAGCGTGCTCGTGGTGCAGGGCGGGCCGGGCACCGGTAAGACCGCCGTGGCCCTGCACCGCGCCGCGTATCTGCTCTACACCTACCGGCAACAGCTGGCCAAGAGCGGCGTGCTGATCATCGGCCCCAACGCCACTTTCCTCGACTACATCGGTCAGGTGCTGCCCTCGCTCGGTGAAACCGGTGTCCTGCTGTCCACCATCGGCGACCTCTACCCGGGAGTGAAGGCCACCCGGTCGGATTCGCTGCGCGCCGGGGAGATCAAGGGCTCCACGAGTGTGCTGGACATTCTGAAGAACGCCGTGCGCGACCGGCAGCAGGTGCCCGACGAGCCGATCATGCTGAGTTTCGACGGCTACCCGGTCACCGTGGACCGCAAGATCGTCACCCGCGCGCGCGGCCGGGCCCGTTCCTCGCGCCGGGCGCACAATCTGGCCCGCCCGATCTTCGCGTCGATGGTGATCGAAGCCCTCACCGACCAGCTGGCGCACACCATGGGCGCGGATCCGGCCGGCAACGGCCGCAGCCTGCTCAGCGCGGCCGATCTGTCCGAGATCAGCGACGAACTGCGCGCCGACCCCAAGGTCCAGCGCGTCCTCGCCGAGCTGTGGCCGTTGCTCACCCCGCAGCAGGTGCTCGGCGAGCTGTTCGCCGACCCGCGACGCCTGGAGCGCGCCGCCGGCAAACTGCTCGATCCCGCCGACCGCGCGGAGCTCGTGCGCACCGGCACCGGCGAGTTCAGCCCCGCCGACGCACCGCTGCTGGACGAACTGGCCGAGCTGCTGGGCACCGACGACGCCGAGGAACGCGAACGCGCCCGGCGACGCTGGCGCGCCCAGCTCGCCGAAGCCCAGGACGCCCTGGACATCCTGACCGGTTCGGCTCCGCAGGACATCGAGGACGAACTGGACCCCGAGATCCTCATGGCCTACGACCTCATCGACGCGAGCCAGCTCGCCGAACGCCAGCAGGTGCGCAACCGGCAGACCACCGCCGAACGTGCCGCGGGCGACCGGACCTGGACCTACGGCCATGTGATCGTGGACGAGGCGCAGGAACTGTCGGAGATGGCCTGGCGCATGGTGATGCGGCGAATTCCGAACCGATGGATCACCGTCGTCGGCGATATCGCGCAGACCGGCGATCCGGCGGGCGCGCGCTCGTGGTCACAGATGCTGGAGCCGTACGTGGCGCGGCGCTGGAAGCGCACGGAACTGACCGTGAACTATCGCACCCCGTCGGAGATCATGGCGGTGGCGGCGGATGTGCTCGCCGCCATCGATCCCGACGCCCGGGTGCCGCGCTCGGTCCGTGATTCCGGGCACCTGCCGCGTGCGCATCGGGTGCCGGCTGCGCAGGTCGAGGCGACTCTGGCCGGGCTGCTCGCCGAGGAGCGGGGGCCCGGAACCGCCGCGGTACTGGCGCCGGCCGGGCAGCTCGACGGATTATCGGGTCTGGCAAGCGAATCCGTGCGAGTGCTGACGGTGACCGAAGCCAAAGGCCTGGAGTTCGACGCGGTGTATCTGGTGGAACCGCATACGGTGATCGCCGAATCGCCCCGGGGCCACAACGATCTGTACGTCGCCCTGACCCGGGCCACTCAGCGGCTCACCGTGGTGCACAGCGAGGATCTGCCTCCGGAGCTGAGCCGACTGACCGACTGA
- a CDS encoding AraC family transcriptional regulator produces MTDRAEVGSGVPAPGDRKAILHPHEQERYRSLNRLPADGRVAAYVEWYWSVRWDMRGRAPYFAEVLPYPCVHLTFEQDGDRRGGFVNGVCTRKFVRELSGSGETFGVRFRPGGFGAFTGLDVGAFRDRAVPLAEVMPDIGDLVDRVLAEPTDPGRRRVVEDHLATRPHPDDPNFRLVSRIAAAMSDDPELTRVDQVTERFGVPVRTLQRLFRRYIGAGPKWVLRRYRLQDGADLLARGRTADLAALAAELGYFDQAHFTREFTAEVGMAPLEYAKNSLRSRDEVTSKVLPAS; encoded by the coding sequence ATGACCGACCGAGCGGAGGTGGGAAGCGGGGTGCCCGCGCCCGGTGACCGCAAGGCGATCCTGCACCCGCACGAACAGGAACGCTATCGGAGCTTGAACCGGCTCCCGGCCGACGGCCGGGTCGCCGCGTACGTCGAGTGGTACTGGTCGGTGCGCTGGGATATGCGCGGCCGCGCCCCTTACTTCGCCGAGGTCCTCCCGTACCCGTGTGTGCACCTGACCTTCGAACAGGACGGTGACCGGCGCGGGGGTTTCGTCAACGGTGTCTGCACCAGGAAATTCGTTCGCGAACTCAGCGGTAGCGGGGAAACCTTCGGGGTGCGATTCCGGCCCGGTGGATTCGGGGCCTTCACCGGCCTCGATGTCGGAGCATTCCGGGATCGCGCGGTCCCCTTGGCGGAGGTGATGCCCGATATCGGCGACCTGGTCGACCGGGTGCTGGCCGAACCCACCGACCCCGGCCGCCGGCGTGTGGTGGAGGACCATCTCGCGACCCGCCCGCACCCCGACGACCCCAATTTCCGGCTCGTCTCGCGTATCGCCGCCGCGATGTCCGACGATCCGGAGCTGACCAGGGTCGACCAGGTCACCGAGCGGTTCGGGGTACCGGTGCGGACTTTGCAGCGTCTCTTTCGCCGCTATATCGGTGCGGGTCCGAAATGGGTGCTGCGGCGATATCGATTACAGGACGGGGCGGACCTGCTGGCCCGCGGTCGCACCGCGGATCTCGCCGCGCTCGCGGCCGAACTCGGGTATTTCGATCAGGCGCATTTCACTCGTGAGTTCACCGCCGAAGTCGGAATGGCTCCGCTGGAATATGCCAAGAATTCGTTACGCTCGCGCGATGAGGTGACCTCGAAGGTGCTGCCTGCCTCATAA
- a CDS encoding TetR/AcrR family transcriptional regulator — translation MAEVVMSRRERLRVETAQEIKATALRLLAQGGPDAIALRAIAREMGMTAGAVYGYYATRDELISTLIADVYTAVVDRLEAARDAVSADDPGARIVAWGEAVREWAVERPAEFRLIYGDPVPGYRPPPGGPAVEAELRACTGLVGLAAAVWPRRSDRAEDSGFEWTDFAPELVAHVRSDFPDLPPAGLALALRMWGRMHGLVALEVYGHLRPQSADPAKLFRAEMHDVIRELGFRPPVG, via the coding sequence TGCGGGTGGAAACGGCGCAGGAGATCAAAGCGACCGCGCTGCGGCTCCTCGCCCAGGGCGGACCCGACGCGATCGCGTTGCGGGCGATCGCCCGGGAGATGGGGATGACCGCGGGCGCCGTCTACGGGTATTACGCGACTCGCGACGAACTGATCTCGACCCTGATCGCCGATGTCTACACAGCCGTGGTCGATCGCCTCGAGGCGGCACGGGACGCGGTCTCCGCGGACGACCCCGGCGCCCGGATCGTCGCTTGGGGTGAAGCGGTGCGCGAATGGGCAGTGGAACGCCCGGCGGAATTCCGGCTCATCTACGGTGATCCGGTTCCCGGTTACCGGCCGCCCCCGGGCGGTCCCGCCGTCGAGGCGGAACTGCGGGCCTGCACCGGTTTGGTCGGTCTGGCGGCGGCAGTGTGGCCGCGGCGGTCGGACCGGGCGGAGGACTCCGGCTTCGAATGGACCGATTTCGCTCCGGAGCTCGTCGCGCACGTCCGGTCGGATTTCCCGGACCTGCCGCCCGCCGGACTCGCGCTCGCACTGCGGATGTGGGGTCGAATGCACGGCCTGGTCGCGCTCGAGGTGTACGGCCATCTACGGCCGCAATCGGCTGATCCGGCGAAACTGTTCCGCGCGGAAATGCATGATGTGATCCGTGAACTGGGGTTTCGGCCGCCTGTGGGGTGA
- a CDS encoding oxidoreductase, giving the protein MDLELTGKTAVVTGAGRGIGLAVAQALSAEGVRVLGAARTITPELKAVADTTVSADLSTPEGATAVVEAALSDMGGIDILVNNVGGGDADELTLGGFLDIEDQQWRKLFDLNLFSAVWSTRAALPSIRERRGAIINISSINSRLPAVGPAGYSEAKAALTALSKRLSEEFGPQGVRVNTVSPGVVGSSLWRGADSFGAKVAAAGGIGHEEFLAAVPQEFGISSGRITEPEEVAALVAFLASEKAANILGADYVIDGGTVKTS; this is encoded by the coding sequence ATGGATCTCGAATTGACCGGAAAGACCGCCGTGGTCACCGGAGCCGGCCGGGGTATCGGTCTGGCAGTCGCCCAGGCACTGTCCGCCGAAGGCGTGCGGGTACTGGGCGCGGCCCGAACCATCACCCCGGAACTGAAGGCGGTCGCTGACACCACCGTCTCCGCGGATCTGAGTACGCCCGAGGGGGCCACCGCGGTGGTGGAGGCCGCATTATCCGATATGGGCGGAATCGACATACTGGTCAACAACGTCGGCGGCGGCGACGCCGACGAACTGACCCTGGGCGGCTTCCTCGATATCGAGGATCAGCAGTGGCGGAAGCTGTTCGACCTCAACCTGTTCAGTGCCGTGTGGAGCACCCGGGCCGCGTTGCCGAGCATCCGCGAGCGGCGCGGCGCGATCATCAACATCTCCTCGATCAACTCGCGTCTTCCCGCAGTGGGACCCGCCGGTTACAGCGAGGCGAAGGCGGCGCTGACGGCGCTGAGCAAACGCCTGAGCGAAGAGTTCGGTCCGCAGGGCGTCCGGGTGAACACCGTGTCACCCGGCGTGGTCGGCAGTTCGCTGTGGCGCGGAGCCGACAGCTTCGGCGCAAAGGTCGCCGCCGCCGGCGGCATCGGGCACGAGGAGTTCCTTGCCGCCGTCCCGCAGGAGTTCGGCATCAGTTCGGGACGGATCACCGAGCCCGAGGAGGTGGCCGCGCTGGTGGCATTCCTGGCCTCCGAGAAAGCGGCCAATATCCTGGGCGCCGACTATGTGATCGACGGCGGCACCGTGAAGACCAGCTGA
- the coaE gene encoding dephospho-CoA kinase, translated as MLRIGLTGGMGAGKSTVARALVARGAVLIDSDVIAREVVAPGTPGLAALVEAFGEDILAADGSLDRPALAARAFRDDESRATLNSITHPRVGQRTAELLAAAAPDAIVVQDVPLLVENHMAPFVNLVLVVDVAAETRIRRLVEFRGVPEDDARARIAAQATDEQRYAAADVLLDNNGPTGVVEETVARLWDERLVPFEANLRGAVAVRPHPRVVEPVSAWAAQAERLIARLHVVCGAAAQRIDHVGPTAVPGMPGRDLLDLQITVADLSAADDIRDALAAAGFPVVVGAGAAETIAVPGDEHVGAAGGSERVHGSADPGRPATVYVRAAGTPAQQFALEFRDRLRADARVRADYAEVLREAAAQAAGFAGDAAENAYRAVVRDWIGSAGR; from the coding sequence ATGTTACGAATCGGCCTCACCGGCGGTATGGGCGCGGGCAAATCGACGGTCGCGCGGGCCCTCGTGGCGCGCGGCGCGGTGCTCATCGACTCCGATGTCATCGCCCGGGAAGTAGTCGCGCCCGGAACCCCCGGGCTCGCCGCTCTGGTCGAGGCGTTCGGCGAGGATATCCTGGCTGCCGACGGCAGCCTCGATCGTCCGGCCCTGGCGGCCAGGGCATTTCGCGACGACGAATCCCGCGCGACGCTGAACTCCATCACTCATCCGCGGGTGGGGCAGCGCACCGCCGAACTGCTGGCGGCGGCCGCGCCGGATGCCATCGTGGTCCAGGATGTCCCGCTGCTGGTGGAAAACCATATGGCGCCTTTTGTGAACCTGGTGCTCGTGGTGGACGTCGCCGCCGAGACCAGGATCCGGCGGCTCGTCGAGTTCCGTGGTGTACCCGAGGACGACGCGCGGGCGCGGATCGCCGCGCAGGCCACCGACGAGCAGCGGTACGCGGCCGCGGATGTGCTGCTGGACAACAACGGTCCCACCGGAGTGGTCGAGGAAACCGTGGCCCGGCTCTGGGACGAGCGGCTGGTGCCGTTCGAGGCGAACCTGCGCGGAGCTGTCGCCGTACGTCCGCACCCGCGGGTAGTGGAGCCGGTCTCGGCGTGGGCGGCCCAGGCCGAGCGGTTGATCGCCAGACTGCACGTGGTGTGCGGCGCCGCGGCACAGCGGATCGATCACGTCGGACCGACCGCGGTGCCGGGCATGCCCGGGCGCGATCTGCTCGACCTCCAGATCACCGTGGCCGACCTGTCCGCGGCCGATGACATCCGGGACGCGCTGGCGGCGGCCGGTTTCCCGGTGGTGGTGGGCGCGGGGGCCGCCGAGACGATCGCCGTTCCGGGCGATGAGCACGTCGGTGCCGCGGGCGGGTCGGAGCGTGTGCACGGCAGCGCCGATCCGGGGCGTCCCGCCACCGTGTACGTGCGCGCCGCGGGGACGCCCGCGCAACAGTTCGCGCTGGAGTTCCGTGATCGGCTGCGCGCGGATGCGCGGGTTCGTGCCGACTACGCCGAGGTGCTGCGCGAGGCCGCGGCGCAGGCGGCCGGGTTCGCCGGGGACGCGGCGGAGAACGCCTACCGGGCAGTGGTGCGCGACTGGATCGGTTCGGCTGGTCGCTGA
- a CDS encoding DUF402 domain-containing protein, with the protein MTEATSVDVHRPKVEYFDIAELTNTDPKGFVRDVERYHLEPWGLYMARTADHPQFHYLESWLLPALDLRATVFHFHPAHMRDQDYYVDIGEFGEVGPKKWRSVDHYLDLVVRTGRETLLLDVDELLAAHAAGLLDAAAAEKAVATATRAIDGIAAHEYDFQAWTASLGMSLTWQ; encoded by the coding sequence GTGACAGAGGCAACCAGCGTGGACGTTCACCGGCCCAAGGTGGAGTACTTCGATATCGCGGAACTGACGAACACCGATCCGAAAGGCTTCGTCCGCGACGTGGAGCGCTACCATCTCGAACCCTGGGGGCTGTACATGGCGCGCACCGCCGACCATCCACAGTTCCACTACCTGGAATCCTGGCTGTTGCCCGCACTCGATCTGCGCGCAACGGTCTTCCATTTCCATCCCGCCCATATGCGCGACCAGGACTATTACGTCGATATCGGTGAATTCGGCGAGGTCGGACCGAAGAAATGGCGTTCGGTCGATCATTATCTGGACCTGGTCGTACGGACGGGACGGGAGACTCTGCTGCTGGATGTCGACGAGCTCCTGGCGGCTCATGCGGCCGGCCTTCTCGACGCGGCCGCCGCCGAGAAAGCGGTGGCCACGGCCACCCGGGCAATCGACGGCATCGCCGCCCACGAATACGATTTCCAGGCGTGGACGGCGTCCCTCGGCATGTCCTTGACCTGGCAATGA